GGCCAGCCCGTAGAAAAGCACGTCCATCGGATGAAACGTAGCCGTCATCAGTTCGACAGCAGTCGCGAAATCAATCCGGCCGATTACGTCGAAAATGCCCATGTTCTCCGAGGCGGCAATGAAAGCGCAGTTGGCCAGGTAGTTGCCCACGAGGCATCCCGCCAGTGACAGCACCGCGCCCACTACGCCGAAAGCCGTGGTGACCCCCTGACCCATCTTCCGGACCGCCAAGCCGACCAGAAAGCCGACTCCGATCGCCATGAAACCGATTTGCCACTGGGTGACTGCGGTCACGACCGCCCATAGCACCGCCCCGACAATTGCGGCCAAAGATCCGCCGAAAACCGCCATGCCCAGGTTCTGGTTGTCCCGAAGCTGCTGCATGGCCATCTGCAGCTTCAACGCGTCGACACTCGGTGAGACCTCCACACCGGTCGGCTGAGTGTTTGTTTCGTGTGCATCCACGCCTCATCCCTTTCCTGTTTGGGTGGGTTTACGCACCCACAATGGCGGCGGCGGCCCAATGATGTCAATACTAAACTGCGAGGACAATTTGATCGAGCAACCGACTGATTTCCGGCGCCCGGCTGACAATCATGAAATGCGTGCCGCCCTCGACCCAGATATCCGGCTTGACAAATCGGGCCGGAATCAGGCGGTCGGCCGTGCCGTGAATTTGAACGACATCTTGAGGAATGTCCTGCCCCCGCCATGTCAGCACCTGTTCGATTGACCATTTCAGCAGGCCGATATCTCGTTCGGCCAGCATCGAGCGGAGCATATCCAATTCATCTTCTGTCTCTATCCCGTTCAGGTACTCACTCAACTTCAGCGAGCGCTCCTGAAGCGACAGCGGCGCCAGGCGGTGCAACCTCAAACTGCCGATCGCCCGCCCGTACCAGGGCAGTTCCCGGCGATGCTTGACGCTCGAAACGAGAATCAGTTTACCGACCGGCCGTTGAGCGGCGATCTCAATCGCCAGTATCCCACCGAACGAATGTCCCAGCAGAATCGGTGGCCGGCTCCAGTCGATTTGGGTTGCCAGAAGCGATGCATACTTGGCGATGCTTTCCTGCGCTTGCGGTGTCGGGCACTTGACAGCCCTGATCTCAGCGTGGTTAAGCTTCAGACGCGAGAAGATCGCCGGGCTCGCGCCCAGGCCGGGTATGCAGTAAAGCGATGTCAGTACAACTTCTACACGTGATGCGTTGATTTCGAACGCTGTCTGCGACCCACGGCTTGGCGCGAATCTTTCTGCCCGGCATCAGCCGATTAGAATCACCGGCACATGCAGCGCCGCCCAGAGGCCGTAGCGCCAGAGCGCTGCCGCCCGCGTCTGTCTGGCGACGAAACCGAAATAGAACCCCTTCACCAGAGTGTTGCTCATCATCGAAACGAGTATTGCGGAAAACAACAGCCTCTGGAAATCCGCAGACTGGCTGACCAGGGACAGGATAAACGGGTCGATATCGGTCACACCGACCAATCCGGCCAGCGCAATTAGTCCGGCGTTTCCGTAGAATCGGGTGACCATCACCGTCACGACTGAAAGCAGCACGTATAGCGTGGCAAAAAGCAGCGCAGGGCGAATTTCGAACGGGTTGCGCAGCGGCTCGACACTCTCGCGCGGCGCGGCGCCATGGTCGGACCTCACTGTAAAGAAGACCCCGGCGCCAATTGCCGCCAGGATAAGCAGCTTCGGCCAGATGTGGCCGGCAAAGCCGGGCTGTAAAATCCACACCAGCACCAGCACGCGCAAGTACATGACGCTGCTGGCGATTATTGATGCCTGCAGGGCATGCCGACCGCGCTCAGGCGAGCGGGCCGCGATACGCCCCGCGGCGATACTGACCGCCGTACTTGACACGATACCACCCAGCAGGCCGGACATCCAAAGACCGAGGCGGTCGCCGAGGCGCTTGGCCAGAAAATAACCGGCAAAACCGATCGATGACACCAGCACCACCACACGCCAGGTGTGGTGCGGATTCAGGTTGAACTCGGTATATCCCTGATCGGGCAGAGCGGGCAGGATGATGACAGAGACAATCAGAAACCGGACTACGGCGTGGAATTCGGTCTTGTCCAGGTTCTCGACAAACTTCTCGATTTTGGCCTTCTCGGATAGCAGCAGCGTGGTGATTATCCCAATCGCCATCGGCACCCAGATATCGGCCATAAGACAGAGCGCGCCCATAACAAACGTAATGATCGCCGCCACCTCACTGGTCCAGCCGACATGTCCCTCCCTGAGTTTGGCCAGGTAGCCCACCACCGCCAGCGAACCAAGCGCCACCATGCCGATCGGCAACATCAACGGGACAGTCTCCCGCAGTAGCGCGCAACCGAACCCAAACGTGCCGATCAGCGCGTAGGTGCGCACGCCGGCGAACACTCGACCCTTGGAGATAAGGGCTGAGCTTTCCCGCTCGAGTCCGACCAGGAAAGCCAGTCCCAGTGCCAACAGGAAGCGCAGCGGCAGCGGCCAGTCGAAATCTACCATATTGCTATCGTCCCTGTTCTTACCAACTCCAATGGCGGACAAAGTAACAGGTGACCTTACTTACGGTCGCAGGTGAGGTCAACAACTATTGGCAAGTGATGGATGTCGATACGGCCAACGTTTCGTAGGTCGGGACCCTTGCGGTCCCGACCAACAATGCCCGATTATCGAGTAGTTGCGTCAGTTCCTGCCCCTTTTGCCTTGCCCATTGAGCGGAGCAAAAGGGGTGTGAACTGACGAGCGGAGCGCAGCCCGAATCGAGAGCATAAAGTCATCCGCCGTTGGCGGACCTTCGGCCGCCCGACCCAGCCCCGTAACACGGGACGGGGCCGGGATCGAGACCCGACGTAACCATTCCTATACGGCCCCTGACTCTATCTGCTCTCCAGCGTCATCGGATCGCGCATTGGGATTATCGTGATCTCACCGAAATCGGCAAACCGCTCCGGGTGTTTGTCCGATCCCTGCTGGACTGCGTCCGGATCGCCCACGACCAAGAACAGAAGCTTCTCTGGGTGAAGATACTTCTGCGCCACAGCGAGCACATCGTCGGGCGAGACCGCCTGCAAATTCTTCGTGTAATTCTGCCAGTAATCGTCCGGCCGGTCGGTGTAATCGTCGGAGGCGAAGGTATTGACCGTGCTCTTCTTGGAGCTGAACGGGTTGACCAGGTCGCTAATGAAGCTGGCTTTGGAGTTCTCCACAATCTCCGTCTCGCACTTCTCGGTCCGAATGCGCTCGATTTCATCGAGAATCAGCCTCGTGCCGAACGCGGCGGTGGCGTGCTTGGTCTGGAACCAGGCGCGAAACGTGCCGGGGTAGAGCACCGGACGCTCGAACGAGCTGCCCGCATTGTACGCCAGGCCTTCATCGGAACGGACGCGGCGGACTATTCGCGACGTAAACCCGCCGCCGCCGAGAATATCGTTCATGACCATCAGGGCATATTGGTCGGGAATGTCCCGCTTGACTCCGATATGTCCGACTGCAATTCGAGACTGGTTGACGTCCTCTTTCTTCACCATGTACACGCCCGGTTTCGGATCGGGGATTTGGTCGGCCAGAACCGGCAGGTCGAGTTTCTGGTTCGGCCACCCCGCGAACAGCTTGTCCAGCTTGGCCACGATGTCTTTCTTCTTAAAGTCGCCCGCCACCGCCAGGACAAAGTTGCCGGGGAAGAAGTACTTCTGGTGAAAAGCGATCAGATCCTCACGGGTGATCGAATTGACCGAATTCGAGGTCAGCCGAAACGGGGTGGTGCAGGGGTGATCGCCGTACATCACGAAATTCCACTCGCGCGACTCAATTGCCTGCGTGGAGGCGTTGCGCTGCTCAAGCTCCGAGAGGACATCGGTGCGATATCTGTCCATAGCCGCCTGGTCGAATTCGGGCGACTTCAGAATCAGACCCAACAGTTTCAGGCCTTCATCGATGTCCTTCGAGAGGCAGAACAGGGTTGCCGATCCCTGGGTACCATAGATGTTGACCGAGATTTCCCCGGCCAAATAGCCCAAGCGATCATCCACCTGTGCGGCCGACATCCCCTTGACACCTCCATTGCGCATCAGGTAACCGGCCAGGTTGGCCAGGCCGGCCTTTTCCACCGGTTCATAGACCGAGCCGGTGCGGATCAGGACAGTCATCTCAAAAGTCGGCACCTCACGGTTTTCCGCGATATAGGCAACCGCGCCGCATTTCAGAGTCTGCCGATACGCATCGGGGCGCGGCGGCTGGTAATCGAGGGCCTTGAACTGCAGTTTATCAGGATGATCGACTTTGGCGCCCGCCAACCCGGTTGGGGCACAGCACAGCGCCGCGACTATCAATCCCGACACCAGCGCCATCGCCCTCAGTCTCGGAGAATAAACTGTACTCATCATGGTCATTACTCCTCTGGCGTCGGCCTTACTTGCCGCCGGCCGTTTTCAGTTCTTTGAGGTGATCGTTGGCGATTTTCAGCAGCTTGTCCATCTGAGCTTTCTGCTGGGGATCGGTGACCTGATCCACCTGCATGGAGAACATACCGATCATTTGCTCCAGCCGGGCCGGGTCCTTAACCGACTTGATCATCTGCACCGCCTGGGCAAACTGCGGATCCTCCGCCTCGGCGCCGCCTTCGTCCGTGGGGCTCGTTTTGGAGTTGATTATGAGCACGCTCTTCTGATCACTGGC
The DNA window shown above is from Candidatus Zixiibacteriota bacterium and carries:
- a CDS encoding alpha/beta fold hydrolase, coding for MNASRVEVVLTSLYCIPGLGASPAIFSRLKLNHAEIRAVKCPTPQAQESIAKYASLLATQIDWSRPPILLGHSFGGILAIEIAAQRPVGKLILVSSVKHRRELPWYGRAIGSLRLHRLAPLSLQERSLKLSEYLNGIETEDELDMLRSMLAERDIGLLKWSIEQVLTWRGQDIPQDVVQIHGTADRLIPARFVKPDIWVEGGTHFMIVSRAPEISRLLDQIVLAV
- a CDS encoding MgtC/SapB family protein, which codes for MVDFDWPLPLRFLLALGLAFLVGLERESSALISKGRVFAGVRTYALIGTFGFGCALLRETVPLMLPIGMVALGSLAVVGYLAKLREGHVGWTSEVAAIITFVMGALCLMADIWVPMAIGIITTLLLSEKAKIEKFVENLDKTEFHAVVRFLIVSVIILPALPDQGYTEFNLNPHHTWRVVVLVSSIGFAGYFLAKRLGDRLGLWMSGLLGGIVSSTAVSIAAGRIAARSPERGRHALQASIIASSVMYLRVLVLVWILQPGFAGHIWPKLLILAAIGAGVFFTVRSDHGAAPRESVEPLRNPFEIRPALLFATLYVLLSVVTVMVTRFYGNAGLIALAGLVGVTDIDPFILSLVSQSADFQRLLFSAILVSMMSNTLVKGFYFGFVARQTRAAALWRYGLWAALHVPVILIG
- a CDS encoding pitrilysin family protein, with amino-acid sequence MMSTVYSPRLRAMALVSGLIVAALCCAPTGLAGAKVDHPDKLQFKALDYQPPRPDAYRQTLKCGAVAYIAENREVPTFEMTVLIRTGSVYEPVEKAGLANLAGYLMRNGGVKGMSAAQVDDRLGYLAGEISVNIYGTQGSATLFCLSKDIDEGLKLLGLILKSPEFDQAAMDRYRTDVLSELEQRNASTQAIESREWNFVMYGDHPCTTPFRLTSNSVNSITREDLIAFHQKYFFPGNFVLAVAGDFKKKDIVAKLDKLFAGWPNQKLDLPVLADQIPDPKPGVYMVKKEDVNQSRIAVGHIGVKRDIPDQYALMVMNDILGGGGFTSRIVRRVRSDEGLAYNAGSSFERPVLYPGTFRAWFQTKHATAAFGTRLILDEIERIRTEKCETEIVENSKASFISDLVNPFSSKKSTVNTFASDDYTDRPDDYWQNYTKNLQAVSPDDVLAVAQKYLHPEKLLFLVVGDPDAVQQGSDKHPERFADFGEITIIPMRDPMTLESR